In Pseudoxanthomonas indica, the following are encoded in one genomic region:
- a CDS encoding DUF962 domain-containing protein, whose protein sequence is MNATAQRPVDRWFASYSGDHQNRTNQKIHIFAVPAILWTVVALLWCIPVYGTVMKSGLWSGLAMFVAWMFYNRMSRSLGLGMLAIFITMAWLTRWLESWLGVANLFYLALGVFVVAWIAQFIGHKIEGRKPSFLTDLTYLLIGPAWVLAKFYRVMGWRY, encoded by the coding sequence ATGAACGCAACCGCGCAGCGTCCGGTGGACCGTTGGTTCGCCAGTTACTCGGGTGATCACCAGAACCGCACCAATCAGAAAATCCACATCTTTGCCGTGCCCGCCATCCTGTGGACGGTGGTGGCCTTGCTGTGGTGCATCCCGGTCTACGGCACGGTCATGAAGAGCGGACTGTGGTCGGGGCTGGCGATGTTCGTGGCGTGGATGTTCTACAACCGCATGTCGCGCTCGCTGGGCCTGGGCATGTTGGCGATCTTCATCACCATGGCGTGGCTGACCCGCTGGCTGGAATCCTGGCTGGGCGTCGCCAACCTGTTCTACCTGGCGCTGGGCGTGTTCGTGGTGGCGTGGATAGCGCAGTTCATCGGCCACAAGATCGAGGGCCGCAAACCGAGCTTCCTGACCGATCTGACCTATTTGCTGATTGGTCCGGCCTGGGTACTGGCCAAGTTCTACCGGGTGATGGGCTGGCGTTACTGA
- a CDS encoding Na+/H+ antiporter subunit G — translation MSWFVAGLLVALLAVGSFFILLGSFALAKLKDFFKRLHGPTKATTLGVGCVLLASVGYHFFLGQDPQPRELLVTAFLFITAPISAHLMAKAALSLKMAERPPLPGASEVADLPVADEAKPD, via the coding sequence ATGAGCTGGTTCGTCGCCGGGTTGCTGGTCGCGCTGCTGGCGGTGGGCAGCTTCTTCATCCTGCTCGGCTCGTTCGCGCTGGCCAAGTTGAAGGACTTCTTCAAACGTCTGCATGGCCCGACCAAGGCCACCACGCTGGGCGTGGGCTGCGTGCTGCTGGCCTCGGTGGGCTATCACTTCTTCCTGGGCCAGGATCCCCAGCCACGCGAACTGCTGGTCACCGCGTTCCTGTTCATCACCGCGCCGATCAGCGCGCACCTGATGGCCAAGGCGGCGCTGTCGTTGAAGATGGCCGAGCGCCCGCCGTTGCCGGGCGCCAGCGAGGTGGCGGATCTGCCCGTCGCCGACGAGGCCAAGCCCGATTGA
- a CDS encoding calcium/sodium antiporter: protein MQAWGLFVLGLVLLALGGDSIVKGASGLAQRLGASPFVAGLLLIAFGTSLPELAVNARAFWVGSQELALGNAVGSNIVNLGLTLGLAALAAPLVIRMRLLSPLLVALGLSSVLLMLFGLDGVIGQVEGLFLLAAFVVMLLLLLARARREIDDVRVGVEGYAATRGALWMNLLRFVVAGALLHFGARYVVASATTIGASLHLSPLLTGLLPVAIGTALPEVAAAIAAARRGQGDMVAGHVIGSSVFNLLVIVGGMAALRPLPLPESFVRLELPAAIAFVLVLYPMLRGDLRISRGEGAILALAFVAWVVLEIALLR, encoded by the coding sequence ATGCAAGCTTGGGGCCTGTTCGTACTGGGCCTGGTGCTGCTGGCACTGGGCGGTGACTCGATAGTCAAGGGCGCCTCCGGCCTGGCGCAGCGCCTCGGCGCTTCGCCCTTCGTGGCCGGCCTGTTGCTGATTGCCTTTGGTACCTCGCTGCCGGAACTGGCGGTCAACGCGCGCGCGTTCTGGGTCGGTTCGCAGGAACTGGCGCTGGGCAACGCGGTCGGCAGCAACATCGTCAACCTCGGGCTGACCCTGGGCCTGGCCGCCCTCGCCGCACCGCTGGTGATCCGCATGCGCCTGCTGTCGCCGCTGCTGGTGGCGTTGGGCCTGTCCAGCGTGTTGCTGATGCTGTTTGGCCTGGACGGCGTGATCGGCCAGGTGGAAGGGCTGTTCCTGCTCGCGGCCTTCGTGGTGATGCTGCTGTTGCTGCTGGCGCGCGCGCGCCGCGAGATCGACGACGTGCGTGTCGGCGTCGAAGGCTATGCCGCCACGCGCGGCGCGCTGTGGATGAACCTGCTGCGCTTCGTGGTGGCTGGTGCATTGCTGCACTTCGGCGCGCGCTACGTGGTCGCCTCGGCCACCACCATCGGCGCATCGCTGCATCTGTCGCCGTTGCTGACCGGCCTGCTGCCGGTGGCCATCGGCACGGCCTTGCCGGAAGTGGCCGCGGCCATCGCCGCCGCGCGACGCGGGCAGGGCGACATGGTGGCTGGCCATGTGATTGGCTCCAGCGTGTTCAACCTGCTGGTGATCGTCGGCGGCATGGCGGCGCTGCGGCCGCTGCCGCTGCCGGAATCCTTCGTGCGCCTGGAACTGCCCGCCGCCATCGCCTTCGTGCTGGTGCTGTATCCGATGCTGCGCGGCGACCTGCGCATCAGTCGCGGTGAGGGCGCGATCCTGGCGCTGGCGTTCGTCGCCTGGGTGGTGCTGGAAATCGCGCTGCTGCGCTGA
- the hmgA gene encoding homogentisate 1,2-dioxygenase, whose translation MTSKLQGNGYQPGFGNHFATEAVAGSLPEGRNSPQRVAHGLYAEQLSGTAFTAPRSENRRSWLYRIRPAAMHGSFAPFAQPHFHNDFQAGPVSPDQLRWNPLPLPTTPTDFVEGLYTMAGNGSAEGQHGVGIHLYAANRSMEGRYFYDADGELLIVPQLGRLSIASEFGVIDIEPQQIAVVPRGVRFSVSLPDGEARGYVCENFGAALKLPDLGPIGSNGLANPRDFETPNAAYEDREGDFELIAKFQGHLWRASIAHSPLDVVAWHGNYAPYRYDLRRFNTIGSISFDHPDPSIFLVLHSPSDTPGTSNLDFVIFPPRWLVAQDTFRPPWFHRNIASEFMGLISGVYDAKAEGFAPGGASLHNSMTGHGPDAATFEKASAADLSKPDVIADTMAFMFETRAVIRPSAQAFDAAHRQRDYQACWAGLQKHFRKPG comes from the coding sequence ATGACCAGCAAGTTGCAAGGCAACGGTTACCAGCCGGGTTTCGGCAACCACTTCGCCACCGAAGCGGTGGCGGGCAGCTTGCCCGAGGGGCGCAACTCGCCGCAGCGGGTGGCGCACGGGCTGTACGCCGAGCAGTTGTCCGGCACCGCCTTCACCGCACCGCGCAGCGAGAACCGTCGCAGCTGGCTGTACCGGATCCGTCCGGCGGCCATGCATGGCAGCTTCGCGCCGTTCGCGCAGCCGCATTTTCACAACGATTTCCAGGCCGGGCCGGTGTCGCCGGATCAGCTGCGCTGGAATCCGTTGCCGCTACCCACCACGCCGACCGATTTCGTCGAAGGCCTGTACACCATGGCCGGCAATGGATCGGCCGAAGGCCAGCACGGCGTCGGCATCCATCTGTATGCCGCCAACCGTTCGATGGAAGGCCGCTATTTCTACGATGCCGATGGCGAACTGCTGATCGTGCCGCAGCTGGGGCGCCTGTCGATTGCCAGCGAGTTCGGCGTGATCGACATCGAGCCGCAGCAGATCGCGGTGGTTCCGCGCGGCGTGCGCTTCAGCGTGTCCCTGCCCGATGGCGAGGCACGCGGCTATGTCTGCGAAAACTTCGGCGCCGCGCTCAAACTGCCGGACCTGGGACCGATCGGCTCCAACGGCCTGGCCAATCCGCGCGACTTCGAAACGCCCAACGCGGCGTACGAAGACCGCGAAGGCGATTTCGAGTTGATTGCCAAGTTCCAGGGCCACCTGTGGCGCGCATCCATCGCGCATTCGCCGCTGGACGTGGTGGCCTGGCATGGCAACTACGCGCCGTACCGTTACGACCTGCGCCGCTTCAACACCATCGGTTCGATCAGCTTCGATCATCCGGATCCGTCGATCTTCCTGGTCCTGCATTCGCCCAGCGACACCCCCGGCACCAGCAACCTGGATTTCGTGATTTTCCCGCCGCGCTGGCTGGTGGCGCAGGACACGTTCCGGCCACCGTGGTTCCATCGCAACATCGCCAGCGAGTTCATGGGTTTGATCAGCGGCGTGTACGACGCCAAGGCCGAGGGCTTCGCGCCCGGCGGCGCCTCGCTGCACAATTCCATGACCGGGCACGGGCCGGATGCGGCCACGTTCGAGAAGGCCAGCGCTGCGGATCTGTCCAAGCCCGATGTCATCGCCGACACCATGGCCTTCATGTTCGAAACGCGCGCGGTGATCCGGCCCAGCGCGCAGGCCTTCGATGCGGCGCACCGCCAACGTGACTACCAGGCCTGCTGGGCCGGCCTGCAGAAGCATTTCCGCAAGCCCGGCTGA
- a CDS encoding Na+/H+ antiporter subunit E, which yields MGRLRRRLFPSLPLSLTVFCFWLLLNSEISWGHTLMALLLAVVIPLFATRLDREFARIGRLRRIPRMLWILGWDIVLSNIEVARRVLGPEREITPGFIWVPLDIGNIHGIAALTSIITLTPGTLSAVLSDNRRYLLVHVFNLKDPQEVIDQIKRRYEAPLMEIFP from the coding sequence ATGGGCCGCCTGCGCAGACGCCTGTTTCCTTCCCTGCCGCTCAGCCTGACGGTGTTCTGCTTCTGGCTGCTGCTCAATTCGGAAATCAGCTGGGGCCACACGCTGATGGCGCTGCTGCTGGCGGTGGTGATTCCGCTGTTCGCCACCCGCCTGGACCGCGAGTTCGCCCGCATCGGCCGGCTGCGCAGGATTCCGCGGATGTTGTGGATCCTGGGCTGGGACATCGTACTGTCCAACATCGAGGTGGCGCGTCGCGTGCTCGGCCCGGAGCGCGAGATCACCCCGGGCTTCATCTGGGTGCCGCTGGATATCGGCAACATCCACGGCATCGCCGCGCTGACTAGCATCATCACCCTTACCCCGGGGACCTTGTCGGCCGTGCTGTCCGACAATCGCCGCTACCTGCTGGTACATGTGTTCAACCTGAAAGACCCGCAGGAAGTGATCGATCAGATCAAACGCCGCTATGAGGCGCCGCTGATGGAGATATTCCCATGA
- a CDS encoding K+/H+ antiporter subunit F, which produces MTPNLLVAWAILVSMHVVGLAMLLALYRLLRGPTVPDRILALDTLFVATIAEVMLFGMHRDTPVYFEAALIIAMLGFVGTVVLSKYILRRDIVE; this is translated from the coding sequence ATGACCCCCAACCTGCTGGTCGCCTGGGCCATCCTGGTGTCGATGCACGTGGTCGGCCTGGCCATGCTGCTGGCGCTCTACCGGCTGCTGCGCGGACCGACCGTGCCGGATCGCATCCTCGCCCTGGACACCTTGTTCGTCGCCACCATCGCCGAGGTGATGCTGTTCGGCATGCATCGCGACACGCCGGTGTATTTCGAGGCGGCGCTGATCATCGCCATGCTCGGCTTTGTCGGCACGGTGGTGCTGAGCAAGTACATATTGCGCCGGGACATCGTCGAATGA
- a CDS encoding monovalent cation/H+ antiporter subunit D codes for MAHLPLLPILIPLFAAGLALLAEHRRFGMAPQRAIAAVSLLAQLVVAVLLVRSVSDGNILVYLLGDWPARLGISLMVDRLAALMVMVALLLAIACWVHACAGWDRRAPHFQAFFQIQLMGLNGAFLTGDLFNLFVFFEVLLIASYGLLLSGGRAGRMRAGFHYVSVNIAASTLFLMALGLLYGLLGSLNMAEMAARIAAAPPQDRALIQAAASLLLLVFCTKAALLPLSLWLPETYAHAPGSVAALFAVMTKVGLYAVLRVSSLLFGSAAGALAGFAGSALLVAGVATLALASLGVIAATRLRVLASYLVLASAATLFVAFALGRPATISAGLYYLVHSTFAGAALFLIAHHVRRHRHGDATVAGLSARGWIVAGLMFLLAAISLAGLPPLSGFLGKLALLDATREHSEIWVALLLSSFIILLGLARAGSRVFWKQAPGAREVADAAPVQSRRRLEVAATFLLLAYGVAMSVAAAPLFAYTRAAAEQLATPQQYLEHVRAQTPVLRTP; via the coding sequence ATGGCGCACCTGCCGCTGCTGCCGATCCTGATCCCGCTGTTCGCCGCGGGCCTGGCGCTGCTGGCCGAGCATCGCCGCTTCGGCATGGCGCCGCAGCGCGCGATTGCCGCGGTGTCGCTGCTGGCGCAGCTGGTGGTGGCGGTGCTGCTGGTGCGCAGCGTCAGCGACGGCAACATCCTGGTCTACCTGCTCGGCGACTGGCCGGCGCGCCTGGGCATCAGCCTGATGGTGGATCGCCTGGCCGCGCTGATGGTGATGGTGGCGCTGCTGCTGGCCATCGCCTGTTGGGTGCATGCCTGTGCCGGTTGGGATCGGCGCGCGCCGCACTTCCAGGCGTTCTTCCAGATCCAGCTGATGGGCTTGAACGGCGCATTCCTGACCGGCGATCTGTTCAACCTGTTCGTGTTCTTCGAAGTGCTGTTGATTGCCTCCTACGGCCTGCTTTTGAGCGGTGGCCGAGCGGGTCGCATGCGCGCGGGCTTCCACTACGTCAGCGTCAACATCGCCGCGTCTACCCTGTTCCTGATGGCGCTGGGCCTGCTCTACGGTTTGCTGGGCAGCTTGAACATGGCCGAGATGGCGGCGCGCATCGCCGCCGCGCCGCCGCAGGACCGCGCGCTGATCCAGGCCGCGGCCAGCCTGTTGCTGCTCGTGTTCTGCACCAAGGCCGCCTTGCTGCCGTTGTCGCTGTGGCTGCCGGAAACCTACGCACATGCGCCCGGTTCGGTGGCGGCGTTGTTCGCGGTGATGACCAAGGTGGGTCTGTACGCGGTGCTGCGGGTTTCGAGCCTGCTGTTCGGCTCGGCCGCCGGCGCGCTGGCCGGCTTTGCCGGTTCCGCGCTGCTGGTGGCGGGGGTGGCGACGCTGGCACTGGCGTCGTTGGGGGTCATTGCGGCGACGCGACTGCGCGTGCTGGCCAGCTACCTGGTGCTCGCCTCGGCCGCAACCTTGTTCGTCGCGTTCGCGCTGGGTCGCCCGGCCACGATCAGTGCGGGCTTGTATTACCTGGTGCACAGCACCTTCGCCGGCGCCGCGTTGTTCCTGATTGCCCATCACGTGCGCCGCCACCGGCACGGCGACGCGACCGTGGCGGGCTTGTCCGCGCGCGGCTGGATCGTGGCGGGGCTGATGTTCCTGCTGGCCGCGATTTCGCTGGCCGGGCTGCCGCCACTGTCCGGCTTCCTCGGCAAGCTGGCGTTGCTGGACGCCACACGCGAGCACAGCGAAATCTGGGTCGCGCTGCTGCTCAGCAGCTTCATCATCCTGCTGGGCCTGGCGCGCGCGGGCAGCCGCGTCTTCTGGAAGCAGGCGCCTGGCGCCCGGGAAGTCGCCGACGCGGCTCCCGTGCAGTCCAGGCGCCGGCTGGAAGTGGCAGCGACCTTCCTGCTGCTGGCCTATGGCGTGGCCATGAGCGTGGCGGCGGCGCCGCTGTTTGCCTACACGCGTGCCGCCGCCGAGCAACTGGCCACGCCGCAGCAGTACCTGGAACACGTGCGCGCACAGACGCCCGTGCTGAGGACGCCGTGA
- a CDS encoding NAD-dependent epimerase/dehydratase family protein, with protein MSLQHARSALVFGGSGPIGAALLTRLMVQDWTLLAISRRPPAPSPGPAAMRWLPGEFAAMPELPEQVDVIFSTGPLDHFARWYANARIRSARVVAFGSTSVLVKSTSSDPEERDLAQRLHVAEQTLFEAARERGAAATVLRPTLVYGTGQDRNLSRIAAMARRSGFFLLPSDAQGLRQPVHVQDLAQAAEAVVDVAASAGKAYALPGGETLRYDEMVQRLLRAMQPSPRLIRLPAPLFRGVVSVARRLRKIDGLSDTVLARLREDLAFDASAAREDFAYAPRAFTPGDVPLP; from the coding sequence ATGTCCCTGCAACACGCCCGCAGCGCCTTGGTTTTCGGCGGCAGCGGCCCGATTGGCGCCGCCCTGCTGACGCGGCTGATGGTTCAGGACTGGACGCTGCTGGCCATCTCGCGTCGCCCGCCCGCGCCATCCCCGGGCCCGGCGGCGATGCGATGGTTGCCCGGCGAGTTCGCCGCCATGCCGGAACTGCCGGAGCAGGTGGATGTCATCTTCAGCACGGGTCCGCTGGATCATTTCGCACGCTGGTATGCCAATGCCCGGATTCGATCTGCACGGGTGGTCGCCTTCGGATCCACGAGCGTGCTGGTCAAGTCCACGTCCAGTGATCCTGAGGAGCGGGACCTGGCGCAACGGCTGCACGTGGCGGAGCAGACCCTGTTTGAAGCGGCGCGCGAACGTGGCGCAGCCGCGACCGTGCTCCGTCCGACTCTGGTCTATGGCACGGGCCAGGATCGCAACCTGAGCCGGATTGCCGCGATGGCGCGGCGCAGCGGCTTCTTCCTGTTGCCCAGTGATGCACAGGGCTTGCGTCAGCCGGTGCATGTGCAGGATCTGGCGCAGGCGGCCGAGGCCGTGGTCGACGTGGCCGCCAGCGCGGGCAAGGCCTATGCATTGCCCGGCGGCGAAACGCTGCGCTATGACGAGATGGTGCAACGCCTGTTGCGGGCGATGCAGCCGTCGCCGCGCCTGATCCGGCTGCCGGCGCCGTTGTTTCGCGGCGTGGTATCGGTGGCGCGCAGGCTGCGGAAAATCGATGGCTTGAGCGATACGGTGCTGGCGCGACTGCGCGAGGATCTGGCGTTTGATGCAAGCGCGGCGCGTGAGGACTTCGCCTACGCGCCGCGCGCTTTCACGCCTGGTGACGTGCCGCTGCCATGA
- the hppD gene encoding 4-hydroxyphenylpyruvate dioxygenase has translation MNAQPNLGMQVTTFENPMGIDGFEFVEFAAPDGQGEAMHDYFRKLGFTAVLHHKSRPITVYRQGGVNFLLNEDPDSFAADFARAHGPSACGFAIRFSKPAELVFDTVLGNGGEAIDHKPETRAVSAPVVKGIGDCMLYLVDRYGGAGSIYEGDYLPVQGADQNPQGFGLTFIDHLTHNLYFGNMDKWSDYYERLFNFREIRYFDIKGAKTGLLSKAMTAPDGIVRIPLNESSDPKSQINEYLDAYQGEGIQHIACFTDDIYTTVEAMREQGVEFLDTPETYFDVIDQRVPNHNEDVARLARNKILIDADPETHQRKLLQIFTQNAIGPIFFEIIQRKGNEGFGEGNFQALFESIERDQMRRGVL, from the coding sequence ATGAACGCACAACCCAATCTCGGCATGCAGGTCACCACCTTCGAGAATCCGATGGGCATCGACGGCTTCGAATTCGTCGAATTCGCCGCTCCGGATGGCCAGGGCGAGGCGATGCATGACTACTTCCGCAAGCTCGGCTTCACCGCCGTGCTGCACCACAAGTCGCGGCCGATCACGGTCTACCGCCAGGGCGGGGTGAACTTCCTGCTCAACGAAGACCCGGATTCGTTCGCCGCCGACTTCGCCCGCGCGCATGGCCCCTCGGCCTGTGGCTTCGCCATCCGCTTCAGCAAGCCGGCCGAGCTGGTGTTCGACACGGTGCTGGGCAATGGCGGCGAAGCCATCGATCACAAGCCGGAGACCCGCGCGGTCAGCGCGCCGGTGGTCAAAGGCATTGGCGACTGCATGCTGTACCTGGTGGATCGCTACGGCGGCGCCGGCAGCATCTACGAAGGCGACTACCTGCCGGTGCAGGGCGCCGACCAGAATCCGCAGGGCTTCGGCCTGACCTTCATCGATCACCTGACCCACAACCTGTACTTCGGCAACATGGACAAGTGGTCGGATTACTACGAGCGCCTGTTCAACTTCCGCGAGATCCGCTACTTCGACATCAAGGGCGCCAAGACCGGCCTGCTGTCCAAGGCGATGACCGCGCCGGACGGCATCGTGCGCATCCCGCTCAACGAGTCGTCGGACCCGAAGTCGCAGATCAACGAATACCTGGACGCCTACCAGGGCGAAGGCATCCAGCACATCGCCTGCTTCACCGACGACATCTACACCACAGTGGAAGCCATGCGCGAGCAGGGCGTGGAATTCCTCGACACGCCGGAGACCTACTTCGATGTGATTGACCAGCGCGTGCCCAACCACAACGAAGACGTGGCGCGCCTGGCCCGCAACAAGATCCTGATCGACGCCGACCCGGAAACCCACCAGCGCAAGCTGCTGCAGATCTTCACCCAGAACGCGATTGGCCCGATCTTCTTCGAGATCATCCAGCGCAAGGGCAACGAAGGTTTCGGCGAAGGCAATTTCCAGGCGCTGTTCGAGAGCATCGAACGCGACCAGATGCGCCGCGGCGTGCTGTAA
- a CDS encoding Na+/H+ antiporter subunit C, with product MELALASAIGVLTAAGIYLLLRARSFDVILGMTLLSYATNLLIFACGRVVAGKPPVLRAFAPTTLAHYTDPLPQALVLTAIVIAFAMTAVSIVLAIRSRADNGSDHVDGAEGERLQEARNLARQQRRKLRRRA from the coding sequence ATGGAACTGGCCCTGGCTTCCGCCATCGGAGTGCTGACCGCTGCCGGGATCTACCTGCTGCTGCGCGCGCGCAGCTTCGACGTGATCCTGGGCATGACCCTGCTGTCGTACGCCACCAACCTGCTGATCTTCGCCTGCGGCCGGGTCGTGGCGGGCAAGCCGCCAGTGCTGCGCGCGTTTGCCCCCACCACCTTGGCGCACTACACCGATCCGCTGCCACAGGCGCTGGTGTTGACCGCGATCGTCATCGCCTTCGCGATGACCGCCGTCAGCATCGTGCTGGCGATCCGCAGCCGCGCCGACAATGGTAGCGATCATGTCGACGGCGCCGAGGGCGAGCGGCTGCAGGAAGCGCGCAACCTGGCGCGCCAGCAGCGGCGCAAACTGAGGCGGCGCGCATGA
- a CDS encoding monovalent cation/H+ antiporter subunit A, whose product MIPLLLLPFALALCVAFVARDARRVAAWMTAAAPLLGLALLAAMTPAILRGEIIHSRFAWAPSLGLSISLRLDGLAWTFAGLVLAIGALVVMYARYYLSTRDSAPRLYAYLLLFMGSMLGIVLAGNLILLLVFWELTSVSSFLLIGYWQHRRDAREGARMALAITGGGGLALMAGLLMLGQAAGSYELDAVLAAGDVVRTDPQYPWMLLLILIGIFSKSAQFPFHFWLPQAMAAPTPVSAYLHSATMVKAGVFLLARLHPALAGSDLFFYLVSTVGAVTLLIGAWQAIFQQDIKGLLAYSTISHLGLITLLFGLSTPMAVVAGLFHILNHAVFKASLFMAAGIVDHETGTRDMRRLGGLRHLLPFTSALAITASLAMAGVPLLNGFLSKEMFFAQTLDLADAHASMRTVLSVVAVMAGIFAVAYSLRFTVDTFFGKGPRDLDRVPHEPVRWMKIPVEILVVICLLVGMLPAWTIAPILQAAVRGTLGAAAPEYSLAIWHGFNLPLLMSMISTVGGVLLYLFLRRRLDLHAIEKESLGRRIFLAMGRAGAALARDASQKIINGSLQRSLAWLAICAIVVGVAPFVSGEAPLTWRTPQAMPLLGWVLWAMLVACTLAALRWYRRRLIALVLLGGAGLVVSLNFVFLSAPDLALTQLLVEMVSLPLLLLGMHYLPFRSPPERNNVRRWRDIAIALSAGAGIAVLAYAVMTRPAGGIGEEMLARSLPEAFGRNVVNVILVDFRGFDTFGEITVFGVAALLVHALLRRARMAPEKIMPGPPVALPVPADLAQIMFPLTLTVSFFLFLRGHNAPGGGFIAGLVLAVPLLIQYVIQGASSVESRFGFDYVRCIGVGLLLAGTSGVASWLFGVPFLTSGHLVLDLPVIGELELASAMGFDTGVYLVVFGGAMLILSMLGTIKPSLTQVAREGVIDPDRRSLRTGEVER is encoded by the coding sequence TTGATCCCGCTGCTTCTGTTGCCTTTCGCGCTCGCGCTGTGCGTGGCCTTTGTTGCCCGTGATGCGCGCCGCGTGGCGGCATGGATGACCGCAGCGGCGCCGCTGCTGGGCCTGGCCCTGCTGGCGGCAATGACGCCGGCGATCCTGCGCGGCGAGATCATCCACAGCCGCTTTGCATGGGCGCCCTCGCTGGGCCTGTCGATCAGCCTGCGCCTGGACGGCCTGGCCTGGACCTTCGCCGGCCTGGTGCTGGCCATCGGCGCACTGGTGGTGATGTATGCGCGCTACTACCTGAGCACGCGCGACTCGGCGCCACGTCTGTACGCCTATCTGCTGCTGTTCATGGGCTCGATGCTGGGCATCGTGCTGGCCGGCAATCTGATCCTGCTGCTGGTGTTCTGGGAACTGACCAGTGTCAGTTCGTTCCTGCTGATCGGCTACTGGCAGCATCGTCGCGATGCACGCGAAGGCGCGCGCATGGCACTTGCGATCACCGGCGGCGGCGGGTTGGCGTTGATGGCCGGCCTGCTGATGCTGGGCCAGGCCGCAGGCAGCTACGAACTGGATGCCGTGCTCGCGGCCGGCGACGTCGTGCGTACCGACCCGCAGTATCCGTGGATGCTGCTGCTGATCCTGATCGGCATCTTCAGCAAGAGCGCGCAGTTCCCCTTCCACTTCTGGTTGCCGCAGGCGATGGCCGCGCCCACGCCGGTGTCGGCTTATCTGCACTCGGCGACGATGGTCAAGGCCGGCGTGTTCCTGCTGGCGCGATTGCACCCGGCCCTGGCCGGCAGTGATCTGTTCTTCTACCTGGTCAGCACCGTCGGTGCGGTGACGCTGCTGATTGGTGCCTGGCAGGCGATCTTCCAGCAGGACATCAAGGGTCTGCTGGCCTACTCCACCATTTCACACCTGGGCCTGATCACCCTGCTGTTTGGCCTGTCCACGCCAATGGCGGTGGTGGCCGGCCTGTTCCACATCCTCAACCATGCGGTGTTCAAGGCCTCGTTGTTCATGGCCGCCGGCATCGTCGATCACGAAACCGGCACGCGCGACATGCGCCGACTCGGTGGACTGCGGCATCTGCTGCCGTTCACCAGCGCGCTGGCCATCACCGCCAGTCTGGCGATGGCGGGCGTGCCGCTGCTCAATGGCTTCCTGTCGAAGGAAATGTTCTTCGCCCAGACCCTGGATCTGGCCGATGCGCACGCCAGCATGCGCACGGTGCTGAGTGTGGTGGCGGTGATGGCGGGGATCTTCGCGGTGGCCTACAGCCTGCGCTTCACCGTCGACACGTTCTTCGGCAAGGGCCCGCGCGATCTCGATCGCGTGCCGCACGAGCCGGTGCGCTGGATGAAGATCCCGGTCGAGATCCTGGTGGTGATCTGCCTGCTGGTGGGCATGCTGCCGGCCTGGACGATCGCACCCATCCTGCAGGCCGCCGTGCGCGGCACGCTGGGTGCGGCGGCGCCGGAGTACAGCTTGGCGATCTGGCATGGCTTCAACCTGCCCTTGCTGATGAGCATGATCAGCACGGTGGGCGGCGTGCTGCTGTACCTGTTCCTACGTCGCCGGCTGGATCTGCATGCCATCGAAAAGGAATCGCTGGGCCGGCGCATCTTCCTGGCGATGGGCCGGGCGGGCGCCGCGCTGGCGCGCGATGCCAGCCAGAAGATCATCAATGGCAGCCTGCAGCGCAGCCTGGCGTGGTTGGCGATCTGCGCCATCGTGGTGGGCGTGGCGCCGTTTGTCAGTGGCGAAGCGCCGCTGACGTGGCGCACGCCGCAGGCCATGCCGCTGCTGGGTTGGGTGCTGTGGGCGATGTTGGTGGCCTGCACGCTGGCGGCGCTGCGCTGGTACCGCCGTCGCCTGATCGCGCTGGTGCTGCTGGGCGGCGCCGGCCTGGTGGTGAGCCTGAACTTCGTGTTCCTGTCGGCGCCGGATCTGGCGCTGACCCAATTGCTGGTGGAGATGGTCAGCCTGCCGCTGCTGTTGCTGGGCATGCATTACCTGCCCTTCCGTTCGCCGCCGGAACGCAACAACGTGCGGCGCTGGCGCGACATCGCGATCGCCTTGTCGGCCGGCGCCGGCATCGCCGTGCTGGCCTATGCGGTGATGACGCGGCCGGCCGGCGGCATCGGCGAGGAAATGCTGGCCCGCTCGCTGCCCGAGGCATTCGGACGCAACGTGGTCAACGTGATCCTGGTGGACTTCCGCGGCTTCGATACCTTCGGCGAGATCACCGTGTTCGGCGTGGCCGCGCTGCTGGTGCATGCCCTGTTGCGGCGCGCACGGATGGCGCCGGAAAAGATCATGCCCGGTCCGCCGGTGGCCTTGCCGGTACCGGCGGATCTGGCGCAGATCATGTTTCCGCTGACCCTGACCGTTTCGTTCTTCCTGTTCCTGCGCGGACACAATGCGCCCGGCGGCGGTTTCATCGCCGGGCTGGTGCTGGCGGTGCCGCTGCTGATCCAGTACGTGATCCAGGGCGCGAGCTCGGTGGAATCGCGCTTTGGCTTTGACTACGTGCGCTGCATCGGCGTCGGTCTGCTGCTGGCCGGCACCAGCGGCGTGGCGTCGTGGTTGTTCGGCGTGCCCTTCCTCACCAGCGGCCACCTGGTGCTGGATCTGCCGGTGATCGGCGAGCTGGAACTGGCCAGTGCGATGGGCTTCGACACCGGCGTGTACCTGGTGGTGTTTGGCGGCGCCATGTTGATCCTGTCCATGCTGGGCACGATCAAGCCGTCACTGACCCAGGTGGCCCGCGAAGGCGTGATCGATCCGGATCGCCGCTCCCTGCGCACCGGCGAGGTGGAACGCTGA